CTGTATTATTCCCTTGGGGGAAAGGCGGTCGTAGTCCTCGCTGCCAAAGGATGCCTGTCCGTGACGGATCATGTAGATAGTTCCCATATCTATGCTTTTACTACAGGGTGTAAGGGGTGTCAATAACTTTATAGAGCGAGCGCTCGTTTTTGTCAGCCTTACCGTGATCCTGGGGGCCGCTTCGTACCAGATTTACAGCAAAACCAGAGCGGTGATGGAGGCAGAAACCTTGAGCGCTTCCAGGCAGATCGCGGTGACGATCGGCGATACCGTGACGGCTTATGGCGAAACGGGCGATATGAATGGCTTGGGGCTGTTTCTGAAAGCTACCGCTGCGCGCAAGGATGTGGAAAGCGTTCATGCCGTCCGGGACCCTGCCGTCGCCGCGCAGTTCAAAGAGCGTCAGGGGGGGCAGCCTCAGGATGAGATGGAGAAGCTGGCACTCTCCACAGGTAAGGAAACATTCAATGTTTACAGGGACAAGAGCCTGATCCGGTTTGTTCTTCCCATTATTGCCAAAAAAGACTGCCTTTCTTGTCACAATACAGCCAAGGAGAACGATGTATTTGGCGCGGTATCGGTATCGTTACGCTCTGACCATGCCGAGCCGAGATGGCGGTGAAAGCGATTGGCTAAAACTCCCTCATTGCCTTCGGCGTGGGGATTATCCTGGAGATTTTGCTGCTCAACCTCATGCTGGGCCGGGTGGTTATCCGCCCCATCCAACGGGTGGCAGCGGCGCTGGCCGAGGGTGGCGAGCAGGTGGCGGCGGCAGCCGGTCAAATCTCCTCGTCAAACCAGGCATTGGCGGAAGGGACCTCGGAACAGGCGGCCTCGCTGGAAGAGACATCCTCTTCGCTGGAAGAGATGTCTTCGATGACCAAACAGAATGCCGACAATTCCGTCCAGGCCAAAGCGATGATGGGCGAGGTGCGGAAAATCGTCGGCAAGGTGGATGTACAGATGGGGAACATGGTTAAGGCTATCGGGGAGATCACGCGCTGAATCAGCCCCGCAGCGCCGCCAATATTTCCTCGATATCGGGAAGCTGCCGGAGCGGGTAGAGTTTGATGAAAATGACCTTGCCCGCTTCATCCAGGATAATGTTGGCCCTTTCTGAAAAGCCTTCGGCCCGGAGAATTCCCAGGGATTTGGCCACCCCACCGTGCGGCCAGAAATCGGCGAGCAGCCGGGTGTTTTTGATTTTCAGGCTTTTGGCCCAGGCTGCCTTGCAGGGAACGCTGTCAATGCTGAGGCCGAGGGCGACGGTGTTGAGTTTGTCCAGGGCCTTTTTACTTTTCTCCAGGGACTGCATCTGCTGGGCGCAGACGGGCGTCCAGGCCAGCGGATGAAAGGAGAGCAGCACCCGTTTACCCCGGCATTCGTAAAGCCGAAAATCCTGGCCGTTCTGATCCTTTAGAGTAAAATCCTTAACCTTTTTACCAACTTTCGTTGTGCTATCCATAATAAGCCTCCTTGCGACGGACAAATTGCTTTCATCGAAACGCACTGTCGTTGCAGGAAAATATACAATGGTTGAGTCGGTTAGTCAATGATATGCTTGACGTCGTTTTTTGACGCAGTAAGGACCTATGATTTGCTGAAGCTGAGGGTTCTAAAAAAGTTCTTGACACGCTCCGTAAAATCTGTTCGAAAGACGCGGCGGGGTGGGGTTTGGTTTGATCCTTTCCATTATCAAACGAAAAATGCATTACAAATCAAGATAATTTAGAAGGGGAAGAAAATGAGGTACGCAGAGACAGGCTTTAATTTGGAAGTTGATCTATCTCGGGGCAGCGTTGACAGGGTGGAGACTGATCCAGGATTGACTGAGCTGCATCTGGGCGGTCTGGGCACCAATGCCAGGCTCTTATGGGACAGGGTTCCTGCCGATGCCGATCCCTTTTCTCCGGAAAACCTGCTGATCTTCGGCACCGGTCTTTTATGCGGCACCCCGGCCCCCGGCGCCAATCGCACCATC
This genomic interval from Syntrophobacterales bacterium contains the following:
- a CDS encoding DUF3365 domain-containing protein, which codes for MLLLQGVRGVNNFIERALVFVSLTVILGAASYQIYSKTRAVMEAETLSASRQIAVTIGDTVTAYGETGDMNGLGLFLKATAARKDVESVHAVRDPAVAAQFKERQGGQPQDEMEKLALSTGKETFNVYRDKSLIRFVLPIIAKKDCLSCHNTAKENDVFGAVSVSLRSDHAEPRWR
- a CDS encoding redoxin domain-containing protein; this translates as MDSTTKVGKKVKDFTLKDQNGQDFRLYECRGKRVLLSFHPLAWTPVCAQQMQSLEKSKKALDKLNTVALGLSIDSVPCKAAWAKSLKIKNTRLLADFWPHGGVAKSLGILRAEGFSERANIILDEAGKVIFIKLYPLRQLPDIEEILAALRG